The Halococcus hamelinensis 100A6 genome window below encodes:
- the wecB gene encoding non-hydrolyzing UDP-N-acetylglucosamine 2-epimerase, with the protein MSDTAVTIVLGTRPEIIKLAPVIDACEERGVGYSVVHTGQHYSEELDAVFFDQLELPTPDHNLAVGSGSHSAQTGAMIREIESVFLDEEPEVVLVQGDTNTVLAGSIAASKLDCVLGHVEAGLRSFDRGMPEEVNRVLADHAADYLFCPTDQAARYLREEGVPVDRIEVTGNTIVDSVIGYRDLAAEKSRVLAENDLTADEFCLLTAHRAENVDDRARFSSLLDGVAGFASESGLDVVYPIHPRARERLDEFEIDLPSAITTVEPQDFLDFLRLESTARLVFTDSGGVQEEACILGTPCVTLRDNTERPETVDVGANRVVGVGPDAIAAGARDALDAGTDWENPFGDGRAADRILDLVGVGPATSVGGVSG; encoded by the coding sequence ATGAGCGATACCGCCGTGACGATCGTCCTCGGTACCCGTCCGGAGATCATCAAGCTCGCGCCCGTGATCGACGCCTGCGAGGAGCGCGGGGTCGGTTACTCCGTGGTCCACACCGGACAGCACTACTCCGAGGAACTCGATGCGGTGTTCTTCGACCAGCTCGAACTCCCGACCCCCGACCACAACCTCGCGGTCGGGTCCGGTTCGCACAGCGCCCAGACCGGCGCGATGATCCGCGAGATCGAGTCGGTGTTCCTCGACGAGGAGCCCGAGGTCGTGCTGGTCCAGGGCGACACCAACACCGTGCTCGCGGGTTCGATCGCCGCGAGCAAGCTCGACTGCGTGCTCGGCCACGTCGAGGCCGGCCTCCGGAGCTTCGACCGGGGGATGCCCGAGGAGGTCAACCGGGTGCTCGCCGACCACGCCGCCGACTACCTCTTCTGCCCGACCGACCAGGCCGCACGCTACCTCCGCGAGGAGGGCGTCCCCGTCGACCGGATCGAGGTCACCGGCAACACCATCGTGGATTCGGTCATCGGCTATCGCGACCTCGCGGCCGAGAAGAGCCGGGTGCTCGCCGAGAACGACCTCACGGCCGACGAGTTCTGTCTGCTGACCGCCCACCGCGCCGAGAACGTCGACGACCGGGCTCGGTTTTCGAGCCTCCTCGACGGCGTGGCGGGGTTCGCCAGCGAATCGGGACTCGACGTCGTCTACCCCATTCACCCACGGGCGCGCGAGCGCCTCGACGAGTTCGAGATCGACCTCCCGTCTGCGATCACGACGGTCGAACCCCAGGACTTCCTGGATTTCCTCCGGCTCGAAAGCACCGCCCGGCTCGTCTTCACCGACTCGGGCGGGGTGCAGGAGGAGGCGTGCATCCTCGGGACGCCGTGTGTCACCCTGCGCGACAACACCGAGCGCCCCGAGACCGTCGACGTCGGCGCGAACCGCGTCGTCGGGGTCGGCCCCGACGCCATCGCGGCGGGCGCGCGCGACGCGCTCGACGCCGGCACCGACTGGGAGAACCCCTTCGGCGACGGCCGCGCCGCCGA